In Oncorhynchus gorbuscha isolate QuinsamMale2020 ecotype Even-year unplaced genomic scaffold, OgorEven_v1.0 Un_scaffold_1048, whole genome shotgun sequence, the genomic window AGATGCCTCTGGACATTCAAATGCACAGGAAATGGTTTGTAAAcaaagctctggataagagcgtctgctgaaaTGTACAAATAAATATTTCTCAGTCAGGTTATTTTCAATTTGGCAACTCTGTCTCCCTTTGCTACACTTTTAAATGTCCCTCTAGGTTGAGGTGTGCAGTATTACTGAACATCTGCATCAGCTGGGAACAATGATGTAGCATATTGGTTAGAATAGGAGTAGACCATGCAATCAGCAACACTTCTTCTGTGACATTATCTTTCCATTACAATAGAGACACATGTTATCAATCAAACAAAGCATTTCACCATAGTGTGTCATCTGATATGACTGACTGACACAAACTCCTCAACAACTACAGAGGGATTATTATACAGAATCTCTCCTCTTCACGGACTACTGGCAtcttccagccagccagccagccagccagccagccagccagccagccagccagccagccagccagccagacagacagacagacagacagacagacagacagacagacagacagacagacagacagacagacagacagacagacagacagacagacagacagacagacagacagacagacagacaagagagagagccagccagagagagagagacagacaagagagagagagacagacagaaacagacagagacagacaagagagacagcaaAAGACAGagataaaccacacacacatagagaacagGCCATGCAGCAGAAAACCAAACCAATAAAGTCTGGATGACAGCGGATGAGGAGGGATGATGAACATCACCCAAGAGGGTTACAGCACAACCCAAAACAACGAGCGCCAAGACCTGGTGCTGAAAGATTAATACACATCCTATTACAGTGATGATGCTAACTGGAGCAGACCTGCGCcccgcacgcacacagacacaggcacagacacagacagggcgagagagagacagacacagtgtgttTGAGGGTTAATGGGTTGGTGGGAGACTGTTTGAGACTACAGAGCAGCTGAACTGACTTACATGGACACTGCTCTGGATTAAGACAACAAACCAAATCCAACCAACCGCTCGTACTTCACCAAGCCCCCTTTCAACAAGAGACTAGCCAACCGCTCGTACTTCACCAAGCCCCCCTTCAACAAGAGACTAGCCAACCGCTCATACTTCACCAAGTCCCCCTTCAACAAGAGACTAGCCAACTGCTCGTACTTCACCAAGCCCCCCTTCAACAAGAGACTAGCCAACTGCTCGTACTTCACCAAGCCCCCTTTCAACAATAGACTAGCCAACCGCTCGTACTTCACCAAGCCCCCTTTCAACAAGAGACTAGCCAACCGCTCGTACTTCACCAAGCCCCCCTTCAACAAAAGACTAGCCATCCGCTCGTACTTCACCAAGCCCCCCTTCAACAAGAGACTAGCCAACCGCTCGTACTTCACCAAGCCCCCTTTCAACAAGAGACTAGCCAACCGCTCGTACTTCACCAAGCCCCCTTTCAACAAGAGACTAGCCAACCGCTCGTACTTCACCAAGCCCCCTTTCAACAAGAGACTAGCCATCCGCCCCCTTTCGTAATTCACCAAGCCCCCTTTTAACAAGAGACTAGCCAACCGCTCGTACTTCACCAAGCCCCCTTTCAACAAGAGACTAGCCAACCGCTCGTACTTCACAAGCCCCCTTTCAACAAGAGACTAGCCAACCGCTCGTACTTCACCAAGCCCCCTTTCAACAAGAGACTAGCCAACCGCTCGTACTTCACCAAGCCCCCTTTCAACAAGAGACTAGCCATCCGCTCGTACTTCACCAAGCTCCCTTTCAACAAGAGACTAGCCATCCGCTCGTACTTCAACAAGAGACTAGCCAACCGCTCGTACTTCACCAAGCCCCCTTTCAACAAGAGACTAGCCAACCGCTCGTACTTCACCAAGCCCCCTTTCAACAAGAGACTAGCCATCTGCTCGTACTTCAACAAGAGACTAGCCAACCGCTCGTACTTCACCAAGCCCCCTTTCAACAAGAGACTAGCCATCTGCTCGTACTTCAACAAGAGACTAGCCAACCGCTCGTACTTCACCAAGCCCCCTTTCAACAAGAGACTAGCCAACCGCTCGTACTTCACCAAGCCCCTTTTCAACAAGAGactaacctccctccctccctcttaaaAATGTTCATATTCAACATAGCAACTGCAGTAATTTTCCAGTCACACCATTCAACACAAACAGACAAACATGGCCGGCCGGCACAGCTTCCATAACTCTCCGGCAGCACGCCGCCCTGGGGTCAAGCTGCGAGGGCCCTGATTCGTCCCCCCGAGACGATGGTCGCCATCTATCACACAGCGCTGTATACACAGTCCGAACGGGCTTTCAAGCTAGCAGTGCATCATGAACGCTGGATCTGTATACCCATCTGTAGATTCCACAGCAGAGAACAGCTTTGATGCTGTGCTGAAATGTGCTGGGCCTGTTCTCAGCTGTGATGGTCTGTGAGTGATCCTATGAACTGGTACCTGTCTGAGATGTGCTGGGCCTGTTCTCAGCTGTGATGGTCTGTGAGTGATCCTATGAACTGGTACCTGTCTGAGATGTGCTGGGCCTGTTTTCAGCTGTGATGGTCTGTGAGTGATACTATGAACTGGTACCTGTCTGAGATGTGCTGGGCCTGTTTTCAGCTGTGATGGTCTGTGAGTGATACTATGAACTGGTACCTGTCTGAGATGTGGACCTAGTGGTTCAGCTGTTCCCTGCATGGTTTGGGGCTGATATTACAAACCTATAGCTTAACTCAGATCTAAAGCTGTTTAGTTAGTTCTGTAGTGTGTGCAGCAACACTGGGTTTAAATAGTATCGTTTGCCTTCAAATACGTGGAGCGTCTGATCAAACCTGCCTGGAGCGATAGGCGTCAGATGGGAGGGGCTTGAACTTTTGTGACAACGCTATTGGTTCCATTGCGTCCGGCAAGCGCAATCGAGCACAGGTAAATTATTTgtaaagaaaacaaatactatttaAACCCATGTCTATGGTAGTGAGGGTGCTCAGAGTAGAGCTAGGTTTGCGAGGGTGTGTGTTTACTTATATTTATACTGACCAGAGGGTGGTGACAGGCACGGATTAGTACCCATAATCCTTTTTATCACAATACTGCTCTCACGATGTGTCGAGGCTGGCCAGCTGGTTTTATGGCCAACAGTGGACATGACATACCTCTGAAAATGGACGTGTGTCTGCAAATAGTGGCGCTAAAACCAATGGATAAGTAATATAGAATGAATGATCTTACTCTTCACCTGTCTAAGACCTAGATGTgggatgtttctgtgtgtgtctgtgtgcagtccagtgtgtgtgtgtgtgtgtgtgtgtgtgtgtgtgtgtgtgtgtgtgtgtgtgtgtgtgtgtgtgtgtgtgtgtgtgtgtgtgtgtgtgtgtgtgtgtgtgtgtgtgtgtgtgtgtgtgtgtgtgtgtgtgtatagtccagtgtgtctgtgtgtctgtgtgtagcgcCTTTCCAAAGAGGCCTGGCTGGCACACAGCTTGCTTAGGAATGGACCTTGATCACAGATCAGACTTTACATCCCTCTACCCTCATTAGTCATTTTAACTCCAAACACACACGTC contains:
- the LOC124021096 gene encoding repetitive proline-rich cell wall protein 2-like — encoded protein: MDNKPNPTNRSYFTKPPFNKRLANRSYFTKPPFNKRLANRSYFTKSPFNKRLANCSYFTKPPFNKRLANCSYFTKPPFNNRLANRSYFTKPPFNKRLANRSYFTKPPFNKRLAIRSYFTKPPFNKRLANRSYFTKPPFNKRLANRSYFTKPPFNKRLANRSYFTKPPFNKRLAIRPLSLANRSYFTKPPFNKRLANRSYFTKPPFNKRLAIRSYFTKLPFNKRLAIRSYFNKRLANRSYFTKPPFNKRLANRSYFTKPPFNKRLAICSYFNKRLANRSYFTKPPFNKRLAICSYFNKRLANRSYFTKPPFNKRLANRSYFTKPLFNKRLTSLPPS